Proteins co-encoded in one Streptobacillus felis genomic window:
- a CDS encoding MFS transporter codes for MNINKFAVVLGNVTSKIGNLAYSTILSIWILDVFNDSKILGELKTYMYATMILLNLISGHISDRFNRKYILIFLDFCSSIICLLFYFIGLGKNSDTIFYNLLILNIVLIINSTFFSTTLRSIIPEIINNKEIRQFNSIISALGEVLKLLVPSISVILYKKGIVDFDIILIFNGITFFISSIFELFIEYSYNKNVKTFNDKFITKFMEGFNYIYKNKKIMFLLIYASIINIFNAIFELLVPYYFNNIIISPYYLSLAYILEAIGGILASVVIIKYNEKKIFDFKFLILLQIIPFILLMIQNKIFFTTSIFIATFIGVIFNILFFSYIQESVEKGIIGRVFSVIFFVSGLGIPIGSFIFSKIFLNYNLGISILVFLGITVSFLFSLSYKFFFERI; via the coding sequence ATGAATATAAATAAATTTGCAGTTGTTTTAGGAAATGTGACATCAAAAATTGGCAATTTGGCATATTCAACAATATTGAGTATTTGGATACTAGATGTTTTTAATGATTCAAAAATATTAGGTGAATTAAAAACATATATGTATGCAACAATGATTTTATTGAATTTGATTTCAGGGCATATTTCTGATAGATTTAACAGGAAATATATATTGATTTTTTTAGACTTTTGTAGTTCTATTATTTGTTTATTATTTTATTTTATTGGTTTAGGTAAAAATTCAGATACTATATTTTATAATCTACTAATTTTAAATATTGTTTTAATTATTAATAGTACATTTTTTTCTACTACTTTAAGATCTATAATACCAGAGATAATAAACAATAAAGAAATAAGGCAATTTAACAGTATTATAAGTGCATTAGGAGAGGTTTTGAAGTTGTTAGTACCCTCAATTAGTGTCATTTTGTATAAAAAAGGAATAGTAGATTTTGATATAATATTGATTTTTAATGGCATAACTTTTTTTATTTCGTCAATATTTGAATTATTTATAGAGTATAGTTATAATAAAAATGTAAAGACATTTAATGATAAATTTATTACAAAATTTATGGAAGGGTTTAATTATATCTATAAAAATAAAAAAATAATGTTTTTATTAATATATGCATCAATTATAAATATATTTAATGCAATTTTTGAATTACTTGTACCATATTATTTTAATAATATTATTATTTCACCTTATTATTTAAGCTTAGCTTATATATTAGAAGCTATTGGAGGGATTTTAGCTTCTGTTGTTATAATAAAATATAATGAAAAGAAAATTTTTGATTTTAAATTTTTAATATTGTTACAAATTATTCCCTTTATTTTACTTATGATTCAAAATAAAATTTTTTTTACAACATCTATATTTATAGCAACCTTTATTGGTGTAATATTTAATATTTTATTTTTTTCATATATTCAAGAAAGTGTTGAAAAGGGAATTATAGGTAGGGTATTTTCTGTAATATTTTTTGTTTCAGGATTGGGAATACCAATCGGGTCATTTATATTTTCTAAGATATTTTTAAATTATAATTTAGGTATTAGTATTTTAGTATTTTTGGGTATAACAGTATCATTTTTATTTAGTTTATCATATAAATTTTTTTTTGAAAGGATATAA
- a CDS encoding NAD(P)-binding domain-containing protein, translating into MNVLIIGYGVITKGIIKNLIAKSNCNIYIYSKHQKGPNFINDINSLNNLNLYFKYIISCFKNDEEALNFIKNKELSNIFYNTIFIDLTTSSVKSILEKRNYIELKNGKFIECPFTGSKEGSDRGELILFAHIPIDLKENRELNKFLKCFCKDIFYFTEIQNPTKFKLIYNLWGAYILYSLKLFNPLKFDFNFEDMNICLKIVKKFGWMSLVSNSKLDIINNDDFNDINFKMEYMIKDIKYSLDYYKEFRENNVLKEMCNDYFNEFENKEKDFTVIAKLPEGRINDLKINQVLYEIKQISNKINFKEYSLIITGSISREDYKIKNGKIESDFDVLIIVKKIEFLKIIKEELDRQTSKINKKITFIFTLYENFINNFDKSYVRSINKKFILYDGLNLSDIIIKNKDELVYVDSILQEICYYISKYLXXFVH; encoded by the coding sequence ATGAATGTTCTAATAATTGGTTACGGTGTTATAACGAAAGGTATAATAAAGAACTTGATTGCTAAAAGTAATTGTAACATTTATATCTATAGTAAACATCAAAAAGGTCCAAATTTTATAAATGATATTAATAGTCTTAATAATCTTAATTTATATTTTAAATATATTATTTCTTGTTTTAAAAATGATGAAGAAGCTCTTAATTTCATAAAAAATAAAGAATTAAGTAATATATTTTATAATACTATTTTTATTGATTTAACAACATCAAGTGTTAAATCTATTTTAGAAAAAAGAAATTACATTGAGTTAAAAAATGGGAAATTTATTGAGTGTCCATTTACTGGTAGTAAAGAAGGTAGTGATAGAGGAGAGTTAATTCTTTTTGCACATATTCCAATAGATTTAAAAGAGAATAGAGAATTAAATAAATTTTTAAAATGCTTTTGTAAAGATATTTTTTATTTCACAGAAATACAAAATCCAACTAAATTTAAATTAATCTATAATTTATGGGGTGCTTATATTTTATATAGTTTAAAGCTTTTTAATCCATTAAAATTTGATTTTAATTTTGAAGATATGAATATTTGTTTGAAAATAGTAAAAAAATTTGGTTGGATGAGTTTGGTATCTAATTCAAAATTGGATATAATTAATAATGATGATTTTAATGATATAAATTTTAAAATGGAATATATGATAAAAGATATAAAATACTCTTTAGATTATTATAAAGAATTTAGAGAAAATAATGTTTTAAAAGAAATGTGTAATGACTACTTTAATGAGTTTGAGAATAAAGAAAAAGATTTTACTGTAATCGCTAAATTACCAGAAGGAAGAATAAATGACTTAAAGATTAATCAGGTATTATACGAAATAAAACAAATAAGTAATAAAATTAATTTTAAAGAGTACAGTTTAATTATTACAGGATCTATATCTAGAGAAGATTATAAAATTAAAAATGGAAAAATAGAATCAGATTTTGATGTATTAATAATAGTAAAAAAAATCGAATTTTTAAAAATAATAAAAGAAGAATTAGATAGACAGACTTCTAAAATAAATAAAAAAATAACATTTATATTTACACTTTATGAAAATTTTATAAATAATTTTGACAAATCTTATGTAAGAAGTATTAATAAAAAATTCATTTTATATGATGGATTAAATCTATCAGATATTATAATAAAAAATAAGGATGAATTAGTTTATGTTGATTCAATACTTCAAGAAATATGTTACTATATTTCAAAATATTTGTANNTATTTGTACACTAG
- the galE gene encoding UDP-glucose 4-epimerase GalE, whose protein sequence is MKTILVVGGAGYIGSHTVIDLIENGYDAVIVDDFSNSSEEVINRLNKLTNTKIKYYNIDAKDYLKLKTVFYENDINAVINFAGYKSVKESVDKPEEYYENNIGIVFNLIKVMKEYNIKKFIFSSSATVYSQENKIPFIEDGNLLPINPYGRSKLYIEMMLKDICYSDKEWSIVSLRYFNPLGAHKSGEIGEEPNGIPNNLAPYITQVAIGKLPILHVFGNDYKTKDGTCIRDYIHISDLARGHRNSLEYVFSNNKGYEYINLGSGKGYSVFEVINAFENVIGEKITYDIVGRREGDMPENYANINKAKKLLNWEPIFDIVDMCKSAWKWQVKNPNGFTK, encoded by the coding sequence ATGAAAACAATTTTAGTGGTTGGTGGTGCTGGATATATAGGCTCTCATACAGTAATAGATTTAATTGAAAATGGTTATGATGCAGTAATAGTTGATGATTTTAGTAATTCTAGTGAAGAAGTTATTAATAGATTAAATAAATTAACCAATACAAAAATAAAATATTATAATATTGATGCAAAAGATTATTTAAAATTAAAAACAGTGTTTTATGAAAATGATATAAATGCTGTAATTAATTTTGCAGGATATAAATCAGTAAAGGAGTCTGTTGATAAACCAGAAGAATATTATGAAAATAATATTGGAATAGTTTTTAACTTAATAAAGGTTATGAAAGAATATAATATTAAAAAATTTATTTTTAGTTCTTCAGCAACTGTATATTCTCAGGAAAATAAAATTCCTTTCATTGAAGATGGGAACTTACTACCAATAAATCCATATGGAAGAAGCAAATTATATATAGAAATGATGTTAAAGGATATTTGTTATTCCGATAAAGAATGGAGTATAGTTTCTTTAAGATATTTTAATCCGTTAGGAGCACATAAGAGTGGTGAAATTGGTGAAGAACCGAATGGTATACCAAATAATTTGGCACCATATATCACACAAGTCGCAATAGGGAAATTGCCAATATTACATGTTTTTGGTAATGACTATAAAACGAAAGATGGAACTTGTATAAGAGACTATATTCATATTTCAGATTTAGCAAGAGGGCATAGAAATTCTCTTGAGTATGTATTTTCAAATAATAAAGGATATGAATATATTAACTTAGGAAGTGGAAAGGGATACAGTGTTTTTGAAGTTATAAATGCATTTGAAAATGTAATTGGAGAAAAAATAACGTATGACATAGTAGGAAGAAGAGAAGGAGATATGCCTGAAAATTATGCTAATATAAATAAAGCAAAGAAATTATTAAATTGGGAACCAATATTTGATATAGTAGATATGTGCAAATCAGCGTGGAAATGGCAAGTGAAAAATCCTAATGGATTTACTAAATAA
- a CDS encoding aminotransferase class I/II-fold pyridoxal phosphate-dependent enzyme: MDLLNNKKYSLKWHNVSEYENVKPFTIADMELKTPKFITDNLIKYLKNYPLTYFYKSKEIYDSIINWQFINHNLKLNYENILFFNSTITCICLLIKIFSNKNENILLFDPEYGHFFDIIINLKRKIIIFELFFDGSYFIDFIKLEKIIKKNKVKMIIISNPHNPSGKIYTYDELKKISKLCKKYNVLFVSDEIHQDICFNNKHTTALSVCNKSIVLTSITKTFNVSGIKTSICLIKNKNLKYKVEKKQIRECYNIVNSLGLITTKICYDLGKKWNSELLTLIKKNRDYAINFMKKKKLNLKVYPSDSTYFLWINYESLNIDEKNFFNLLIKIGEIDVTRGSYFGKNSDKWIRVNIACDNKYLKLFLNSLEKVVNHIKTGKIDDIKCCSTS; encoded by the coding sequence ATGGATTTACTAAATAATAAAAAATATTCTCTTAAATGGCATAATGTTAGTGAATACGAGAATGTAAAGCCTTTTACAATAGCAGATATGGAATTAAAAACACCTAAGTTTATAACTGATAACCTAATAAAATATTTAAAAAATTATCCTTTAACCTATTTTTATAAATCAAAGGAAATATATGATAGTATAATAAATTGGCAATTCATTAATCATAATTTGAAATTAAATTATGAAAATATATTATTTTTTAATAGTACAATTACTTGTATATGTTTATTGATAAAAATTTTTTCTAATAAAAATGAAAATATTTTACTTTTTGATCCAGAATATGGACATTTCTTTGATATTATTATAAATCTAAAAAGAAAAATAATTATTTTTGAACTATTTTTTGATGGAAGTTATTTTATAGATTTTATTAAATTAGAAAAAATAATAAAAAAAAATAAAGTAAAAATGATTATTATTTCAAACCCACATAATCCTAGTGGTAAGATTTATACATATGATGAGTTAAAAAAAATATCAAAATTATGTAAAAAATACAATGTTTTATTTGTGTCAGACGAAATACATCAAGATATTTGTTTTAATAATAAACATACTACAGCACTAAGTGTATGTAATAAATCTATTGTACTGACATCTATTACAAAAACATTTAATGTGTCAGGTATAAAGACGTCAATTTGTCTTATAAAAAATAAGAATTTAAAATATAAAGTAGAAAAAAAACAAATTAGGGAGTGTTATAATATTGTAAATAGTTTAGGATTAATTACCACAAAAATTTGTTATGATTTAGGTAAAAAATGGAATAGTGAATTATTAACCTTAATAAAAAAAAATAGAGATTATGCTATAAACTTTATGAAAAAAAAGAAATTAAATTTAAAAGTATATCCATCAGATAGTACGTATTTTTTGTGGATAAATTATGAATCATTAAACATAGATGAAAAAAATTTTTTCAATTTATTGATAAAAATTGGAGAAATAGATGTAACAAGAGGTTCTTATTTTGGTAAAAATTCAGATAAATGGATAAGAGTAAATATTGCATGTGATAATAAATATTTAAAATTATTTTTAAATTCATTAGAAAAAGTTGTAAATCATATAAAAACGGGTAAAATAGATGATATTAAATGTTGTAGCACAAGCTAA
- a CDS encoding phosphoribosylglycinamide synthetase C domain-containing protein: MILNVVAQAKTREEAIEKVYRELEKISFEGKYLRKDIGKIY, translated from the coding sequence ATGATATTAAATGTTGTAGCACAAGCTAAAACAAGAGAAGAAGCAATAGAAAAGGTATATAGAGAATTAGAAAAGATATCTTTTGAAGGAAAATACTTAAGAAAAGATATAGGGAAGATATATTAA